The Leptospira koniambonensis sequence ATTCCCATCTCATGAAGAAGAGTGAATACATCATCGATCTTCTCTGAGTTTAAGATCTTATCCGGAAGTATCTCATTGATCTCGTCGTAGGAAATTTCGCTATTTGCTTTTCCTATCGCGATGATCTTCTGCACTTCCGGCATGCTTTGTAGATTTTCCATTCTGCGGTCCCCTATCTATCTTACGCCCGAGTTTTCATTACGGATAAATTCCAATAATTTTGATTTCTCGGTCTTATAATATGCCAGTTTAGTAAAATGTTCGGGATCATCCATTGGTGAACCCGAATCCAACTCTTCCATTCTCTTATCGATCACGAAAAGTTTCTGTTGATTTAATAATCCTTTAAATACCTTCACAGAATCTTCAGGACTCATATCCGCTTCTGAGATCAGAAAAGGAGCTATGGATTCCTTAAATTCGTTTGGGATCTCTGAAGAAATAACGGAAGCAGGAGAAACTTCTTCCTCGCTTGCGTATCTCGTATATATAAAGTCCCATAAAAACGCACTTTTAGAGTCCAAGAATTCCAACCCGGATAATTCTTCGGAAAAACGGAATAAATGATTAGCCTTCACGAGTAAGGCAATGATCTCTCTTTCGCATTTTTCCGCAGGATTCGGGCCTGATACACGTTTGGCGGATTTATCCTTATTATTATCGGACCCTGGAGAGGCAAACTTGGCTCCTCCACCCTTATAATCTCGTAAAACTGCATCCATACTGATCCCAAGCCTTCTTGCTCCGAGACCTAGAAAAAACTCCTTGTCGGAGTCCCGATTGAACCCTTTCAGGAATTGGTATAAATTATCCAATGCCCTTCTTTTCTTTTCAGGAAGAGCTCGAGAATCCGCCTTATCCAAAAGTTCTTCCACAACAAAGGAAGAAGCTGGGATTTGGTTCTCCAAAAGTTTATGCAATTCTTGGCGGTTCAATTCTTTAGAAAGATCGAAAGGATCCTTTCCTTCCGGCAATAATATAACAAAACAATCTAAGCCTTCTTTCAGGCAAAGTTCCGCTGCGTGAAGTGCGCCCTTTCTACCCGCGGAGTCCCCGTCCAAAACCAAAAGGAATTTGTCGGAGAACTTCTTCATGGTCCGGATATGATTTTCAGTTACTGCGGTTCCCATACATGCAACTGTATTTTCCAAGCCCTTATCTACGAGACCGATCACATCCAAATATCCCTCCACTAAAATTGAGGTTCTGGATTTCTGGATGGATTCTTTTGCCTGGTGAAGATGATAAAATGTTCTTCCTTTATCAAAAATGGAAGAAGCTGGACTGTTCACATATTTAGACTCTTTTCCTGGGCCTAAAATTCTTCCTGAAAATGCGATTACTCTGCCAGAAAGATCGAAAACAGGGAACATGATCCGATCTCTGAAAAAATCATAAGGTTCTTTTCCCTTTTCGGATTCACGGATAAGGCCCACTTCTAGAGCGGCCTTGATTTCTTCTTTAGTGTTAAAAACTTTTCCGGTTAAATGATTAAATCCGCCCGGAGCATAACCAAGTTGGAAAGATTTTTGGATCTCATCTCCAAGATCTCTTGAATTCAAATATTCTCTTGCAGCAAGACCCTGTGGTCCTCGCAGATTTTCTTGGAAGAAAATTAGAGCCTTCTTATTTACTTTGTATAGAAGTTCAGTTCTTTCTACTTCTTCTTTTGCTTTTTCTTGGATTGGAATTCCTGAATACTCAGAAAGAATTTCTTTCGCTCTTTGGAAATCCACTCTTTCGTAACTCATTACGAATTGGAATAGATCTCCAGATGCTTTACATCCAAAACAATGATAGAATTGTTTATCTACTGAAACATTAAAAGAAGGAGATTTCTCTTGGTGGAATGGACATAGGCCCACCATATTTCTCCCTCTTTTTTGTAAGGGTACAAATCGACTAATGAAACTTTCGATGGGAACTTCCCTACGAATACGGTCGATAAATTCCCTTTGGAACTGCAAGGTAACCCGCTTAGGAAAGTTTAGATTTTACGATCGCAGAAACCTTTGATCCGTCTATGTTCGCGCCCTTAAACTCAGCCATAACTTTTCCCATAACCTTTCCTATGTCTTTGGGTCCGGAAGCTCCGAGTTCTATGACGAATTTTTCTACAGCGGCGATGATTTGATCTTCAGGCACATCAGGTGGAAGATATGATTTTAAAACTTCGGCTTCACCCTTTTCTTTATCCGCGAGATCATTACGATTTGCTTTTTCGTACATCTGGATTGCATCAGTACGTTTCACGTAGCTTCGTTTGATCAATACGATGACTTGCTCATCGTTCAATTCCTGGGCTCCGTTTTTCGTAAGCTCGTATTGGATATCAGCCTTGAGTAGGCGTAAGGTGGAGAGAAGAGGCTCCTGTTTTGCTTTCATGGCCTCTTTCAGGTCGGTATTAATTTTTAATTGCAGGGACATGCCCGTTCCCCTATTCTCTTAGGAACCTAAGACCGGGGATTAACCGCGGTCTTTACGGGAGAAGAGACGTTTTTTCTTTTCTAACTTGCGTTTTGCGGATTCTAAAGCCTTTTTCTTTTTGATGCTAGGCTTTTCGTAGAATTCACGTCTTTTGATCTCGCTCATGATTCCGGCGTTAGCGCAATCTCTCTTAAAACGTTTGAGAGCGGATTCGATGGACTCGCCTTCCTTTACAATGATTCCTACCATTCGGTGGATTTCTCCTGTTTGGATTGTTTTAGGACCGGATAAACAATATCGCAAAAAAACGATACCGACCATTGCAAATAGCAAAGGTCCGGAGTCTGGGGACAAAGTACCCCGTATTTACTAATTTCTGTTGACTGGGTTGGAAGTCAAGGTCATTTGGCCAATTTTCTGGCCCGAAACTTAGAAAACCCCAAAATGACCTTATATGGTCAAAATGGAGGTCCAGTTATACCCGTATAAACCGAGTATGACCCCAATCCCAACCCCGTAAATCAAATGTCCGAATACGTGAGCCGCCGCAACACTGATCCCTGCTTCTCTAAACTGTTCTAAGGGGTGATTTCTGGCTACTAGTACTACTAAAAGGAATCCTACCAAATATCCATGGAAGAATCCAACTGCCCCTCCAGTTACAATAGAAGCGATCAATATATGGGGAGCCAGACTGATCAGGATTGCATATGGAAATGCAAATATAATCCCAATGACAATATGAGTGATTATCCCAGGGACTAAGGCTTTACTCATATCCTTTGTGAAAAAACTTCCTACGGCTCGGATCATATCTGCATTTACAGATCCTGCGTAATGAATGGACCACATGGAAAGGGACATACAAATGGTTCCGACAAAACCGGCCACGAAGATCAATCCTATTGCTTCCATAATTCCTCCGCTCGCGGGAGAAAATTGTAGTCTAGAAAATTAAGTCGGACAAGAACTAAAGATTGGTTTAAGCAGCAAAAAAATCTGCTTTTTGGATGGTAGAAATTTCTATTTCCGCTTCTATTCCGAAATCGCCGTTTTTGATCACTACGTCACCGTTCATTTTTCTATTTTTATCTAGCTCTATCACGGTTCCGTCTTTTAGGGTGAGAATGATATCTATACCTCGATAGCTGATATAACGTTCCAAGGTGGCTTTAAATTGTTTTGCCTTGTCTTTCATCTTCTCCCCCAATACGTTTTAATTTACGGTACAACTGTTCATTTTCACGAGAGGGTTTTTTAGTAGAGATCTAATTTATTTTCGCACGGAGCTCGCAGAGAATGCGGATAAAAAAAGGAAGAAGATACACAAACAAGTAGTACTTCCTCTGCGTCTTAGCGGCTCTGCGTGAGAAAAAAATTAATAGAATTGGCACGCAGAGGCGCCGAGCCGCAGAGAGTTATTAATGTAATTAGAAATGTGCTTTGAGCAGTTTATCATAGACTGGTTGGAAGGAATCCAGAGGTTCTGTGATCTCTAAAAAGCGGATCTCGTAATCAATAATCAGATGATTCACTTGAAATATCACTTCGTCGAATCTGCTTTTAACAATATCCAATCTACAATCAGGGCAAAAAGTTAAGAAGGATCTGGAATTCAAAACGTAAAGTTTATCGTACGGACGAAGATGGGCCTGGATAACTGATTTTAATTCTTCTACAATTTCGCCTGATTTTTGTTCTCCAAGTAGTTTGAAATACTGGGAAAGATCCTGGAAATAAAAATGGGTCAGTACCATTTCAGTGCTGAGTGAATTTTTAACATCACGTAAGAACTGGTTCGTAAATTCTTCGAACACATCCGGGATAGGCTCTTTCTGATTCGTTGTTTCCATCTCTTATTGAAATATCGACATAGAAAGGTGGCAAAAGTCTAACTTTTTCGAAAGAAGGAAACCTGCTCATTATATAAAACGTTACAAAATGTGGCCTGAAAGTTCCGAGAAATCAGACTTGTCAACCTGCCCAGGAGCGATTTTATATCCGGTATAGCCTAAAAGCTAAAAGGAGAACAAGTCGTGAGCGCCCACCCTACACAATTAATGAGTCTTTCCCAATATTTGATCGAGGAACAACTCAAACTTCCGCAAGCTACCGGGGATTTTACGGCACTCATGAGCCATCTCGTATACGCCGCAAAAGTTGTTTCTAGAGAAGTTAGAAAAGCTGGTCTTTTAGAAAATATCTTAGGTGCAACAGACCAAACGAATGTCCAGGGCGAAACAGTCATGAAACTGGATGAATACGCGGATAAAATTTTCACTCATACACTTACCCGCTGCGGACACTTATGTGTAATGGGAAGCGAGGAACAAGAAGATGTTATTACAATCCCAACAGGTTATAAGATCGGAAAATATACGATCGCTATAGATCCTTTGGACGGTTCTTCGAATATTGATGCAAACGTTTCTATCGGTACTATTTTTTCAGTTCATTTAAGAACTTCTCCGCAAGGAACTCCTGGAACTAAGGAAGATCTTTTGCAAAAAGGATCTAAACAAAGAGCTGCAGGATATATCGTTTACGGATCTTCTACAATGCTTGTTCTATGCGTTGGAAAGGGAGTCTCTGGTTTTACATTAGATCCATCTTGCGGAGAATTTATTCTTTCTCACCCAGAAATGAAAATGCCTGAGTCTGGCGGGATCTATTCTATCAACGAAGGTAATTATGATTATTGGTCGGATGAGGTGAAAAACTATATCCGAAACATCAAGTCAATCGAAGGCGGACGTAAACCTCAATCTCTTCGTTATATTGGTTCCCTTGTTGCGGATTTCCATAGAAACCTATTAAAAGGTGGGATCTTCTTATATCCAAACGATACTAAATCTTCTAAATATCCAAAAGGAAAACTCAGACTTTTATATGAAGTTGCACCAATGGCTCTCATTGCGGAACAAGCAGGTGGAATGGCAGTTACTGTAGAAGGTAAAAGAATTTTGGATCTTGAACCAGAAGAGCTACATGAAAGAACTACATTTGTAGTTGGTTCCAAAAAAGAAGTGGAGCATTTCTTAACCTTTATAAAATAATAATATACCTTCGCGGATCTTCTTTATCTGCTTCGCAGGCAGAAGGTCCGCTATCAATAAGCCTTCTGCTCTTCTTGCTCCCCTTCTCTTTCAAACTTCCTCTCAAAATCACTCCAAAAATAAGCGCTTAATTTTTACTTATATTTTTTACCTTCTCTTACTTTACATAAAGAAGACTTACATCTCATTTTGCATTCTTCTTATATATTATGTTTTAATAATAAACAAAAATATCATGAAATTATTTTAGCGCTTGCTACAATAATTTGGGCAGATAAATCTGTGGGTGTTCGAAGTAGAAACAAGGTATTTTGAAAGAAATGAAGATAGTGAAAAATTGGATCAAACCTTCCGTAGCTGTGGTTTTAACTGCAGGATACTTAATGAGTTGTTCCCCAAATAAATCCAACTTAAGCGGGTTATTGGGTCTTTTAGGAGGCTCAGACTCATCTAAACATGTAGAAGAAACAGGCCCTGGAGCAGTTAAAATTGCGGATGCTGGTTCCTTATACACAGAACCGTCCTACGGACAGGCCCTCTCTTCTTCCAGTAAGGAAGCAATTACTCCTTTTCCAGCAGGTATCCCAGTCCCGGACTCTAAGACCGGTCATTATGCATGTACCACTACAAAGTGGGGAGCTTCCGAAGTAAGAAGTCTTGTGGACAGAGCGATCCTGAACCAAGGCTCAGAGGTTCTTTATCCTGGTGCAGTATTACAAGGTAAGTTTTTGGAAGCAGGAGGTTATACTCCAGTTACTATTCCAAGATCAGGCGGTAAAATTTTCCTAACCGGTTTGAAACTTTCTCCTAATGCGATCTACTCCAAGGAATTACCTCAGGTTAGCGCATCTAATATCCAACAAGGGATCCAAGATATTCTATCAACAGATGTTGTAGGAACCGCGGCAGACGCTTCTTTTAGCGTAGAGCAAGTTTATAACGAAAATCATCTCTTATTCAATCTTGGATTGGATGCTCGTTTTTCTGATGTTGGTCTGAAGG is a genomic window containing:
- a CDS encoding GatB/YqeY domain-containing protein, producing the protein MSLQLKINTDLKEAMKAKQEPLLSTLRLLKADIQYELTKNGAQELNDEQVIVLIKRSYVKRTDAIQMYEKANRNDLADKEKGEAEVLKSYLPPDVPEDQIIAAVEKFVIELGASGPKDIGKVMGKVMAEFKGANIDGSKVSAIVKSKLS
- the fbp gene encoding class 1 fructose-bisphosphatase yields the protein MSAHPTQLMSLSQYLIEEQLKLPQATGDFTALMSHLVYAAKVVSREVRKAGLLENILGATDQTNVQGETVMKLDEYADKIFTHTLTRCGHLCVMGSEEQEDVITIPTGYKIGKYTIAIDPLDGSSNIDANVSIGTIFSVHLRTSPQGTPGTKEDLLQKGSKQRAAGYIVYGSSTMLVLCVGKGVSGFTLDPSCGEFILSHPEMKMPESGGIYSINEGNYDYWSDEVKNYIRNIKSIEGGRKPQSLRYIGSLVADFHRNLLKGGIFLYPNDTKSSKYPKGKLRLLYEVAPMALIAEQAGGMAVTVEGKRILDLEPEELHERTTFVVGSKKEVEHFLTFIK
- the rpsU gene encoding 30S ribosomal protein S21; this encodes MVGIIVKEGESIESALKRFKRDCANAGIMSEIKRREFYEKPSIKKKKALESAKRKLEKKKRLFSRKDRG
- the dnaG gene encoding DNA primase yields the protein MQFQREFIDRIRREVPIESFISRFVPLQKRGRNMVGLCPFHQEKSPSFNVSVDKQFYHCFGCKASGDLFQFVMSYERVDFQRAKEILSEYSGIPIQEKAKEEVERTELLYKVNKKALIFFQENLRGPQGLAAREYLNSRDLGDEIQKSFQLGYAPGGFNHLTGKVFNTKEEIKAALEVGLIRESEKGKEPYDFFRDRIMFPVFDLSGRVIAFSGRILGPGKESKYVNSPASSIFDKGRTFYHLHQAKESIQKSRTSILVEGYLDVIGLVDKGLENTVACMGTAVTENHIRTMKKFSDKFLLVLDGDSAGRKGALHAAELCLKEGLDCFVILLPEGKDPFDLSKELNRQELHKLLENQIPASSFVVEELLDKADSRALPEKKRRALDNLYQFLKGFNRDSDKEFFLGLGARRLGISMDAVLRDYKGGGAKFASPGSDNNKDKSAKRVSGPNPAEKCEREIIALLVKANHLFRFSEELSGLEFLDSKSAFLWDFIYTRYASEEEVSPASVISSEIPNEFKESIAPFLISEADMSPEDSVKVFKGLLNQQKLFVIDKRMEELDSGSPMDDPEHFTKLAYYKTEKSKLLEFIRNENSGVR